CTAAACTTTGTCTATTATTGATTTAATTCCTGTCTACATTCGTATTAGTTAATTGTTTGTTTTTTgttgaattgtttaattgttcTTATCTTTATTCCAATAAAAACCCCCGCATCCCGAACTTGGAAAGAAACGAATTCTCCCCAATCCCtgaggatacgaccctacttgccctgtttACGAATTAATAATTCCTTGTGAATAAGCAATCacattctggtatatcggattaagtaaattcttcgggaacagggtgaatcaagtaacccattgcacacctagagtccctgctccagtactcagAATTGGGTTTTGATTACTCCGATTGACAactaggtttatttttattattgtacaggcatCGACAACCTGTCACCCTCTCGTGGCACGGGAGTATAAAGGGCAATCCTCTACGTTCATGTAGTTGAATATTAATGGTTATAACATGTTTAAATTATATCCATTCATttagttgaataattcttttgacaaaaaattataatttcaTTTATGAAATCTACATTAATActagaaaataaatcaaacgTACCAAATGTACAGTAGATCTGAAGATCTACAGATCcaagaaataaatattaattatattctGAAATTGCAACACATTCCAACTTGACATCAATCACCTCAAACTCAATAAATATCTGTGCATGTTACTTCTAGATCTTTTATTAGACTATTTTAAATTAAACATCTAGTTGAGACCTAACAAAATCTTGAaagctattaaattaaataggGATTTTAACATTTTTAAAACAGGGAAACAAATGACCAGTTTACATTAGCAAATATTTTGCTGCCATTTTGCCAAAACACTGATAACATGTCCAATTGCATGCCCCTTTAGCTTTGTAATTAACTATTTATGaactaatttcttttttttctttttactttgtaatctttttttttagtgtGAGTAAGaggatttgaattcaaaatttctCACTTACATTCCCTTCCCATGATCCAATAAATTCATCCCTTCCCCCTTCTTGCTCTGTAATCAAGTCTTTGTGGACTAGTTTCATCTTCTTTTGTATTCTTTTCAAGCTAACCTCTACCAAAACCAGAAACCCAAAAAACTTGCTTCACTTCTCTATTTGCAAGCCACCTGGGATACCTCTTATTACGAAGCAAAAGGAAAGtgttggatattttaataaaaaatatcacatgtttattttgaattcaaatacagtaagttgttagaaaattggcttaatttcttttaagcaggtttcttattttgtgtagaagtaactagtttcctaattggttttagttacttgaagttgtagccaatgaatttcctattttgtttagaattagaagttatttcctattctgtaCAAGTCTAGAAATTAGAATTGGTTTCTTattgttatttggatttttaGCCAAATAATGTTTCGTATAAAtaggtatcagagtttggttgCGAGACTGGGGTGCTCAAAAGTACTTGGATCCCAACAAAGTGAATGGTTGGATCAAAAATTTGGTTATTCAAGTTTGGATTCTGGTTAACTATTGAGATCAAGTGGATTAATAATTGTTACAAATTGAATAATTTAATGGGTGATATCTTTGTTTTAATCGCTTGGCAAGAAGCATTGACGGTGAAGGATGGAAAGTCGAAAAGCATGGAGATACTTAACGGTGAATCTAGACAGGTGATTCAAGAGTCAAGGAAAAAGTGGAGTCCAATGTTAATTTTGGACGTAATCGGTGGAGACTTTCTCACACCTCCAACGGTTGATATTACATCCCGTGGCTTTTAGATCGAGGTTATGTTCTTTGGGTGGTGTGGCACGTGtcccaaaaaaacaaagagatctAATTTCCGTGCGTCAAAAAACTCTGACAGTTAcgagttttttattttaggtGGAGTCTTGGAAACCACACGTGATGAGACAGTCCTGAGGATGAGAAGAAATATGATGATTTTACCACTTAATTGCCTCAATGATTAGGGTTAGAGCTCACAAAAGGGGATCCCATGTTGCAAGTGGTGGTGAGAAGTCCTGCAAAGGGAAATAGTGAATTGAGCCACCTTCTTACGAGTCAACTAGAGGTTGAACTCCAGGTAACTACACATGTTTATTtgccgattgaatcaatttAGATTGATGCTAGAATCATTGAAAAAACCAATGCCCGAAGTTGAGAGTAGGGAAGCCAAAGTTAATCGGCTTAAGGAATTGTTGGATGGTAAAAAGTATCTACTGGTCTTGGATGATGTTTGGAATAAAGAGTCCGCACTATGGAATGAGTTTATTGGGTCTTTGAGGGGTACTAGCCAAGCCATGAGGAGCTGGATTCTTGTGACCACTCGTGACCAACAAGTGGTAGACATCATGAAAATTTCTTCTCATCAAGAGTATTCATTGAAAGAATTATTAGATCATCAATGTTGGCTGATTCTCAAAGAAAATGCATTTGGCACTAGGCAAGTGCCAAATAGGCTGCAAGATATAGGGTTCAAGATTGCGCAAAAATGTCGAGGCTTACCATTAGCTGCAAGCGTTCTCGGTGGCATGCTGTGCGACAAGGGAATAGATGAATGACAAACTTTAGAGAGTAGGCTTCAAAGTTTAGGTGTAGGTGAAAATACTGCCGTTGATAAAATTTTGAAGTTGAGCTTTGATCATCTTCCATATCCAACTCTTCAAAAGTGTCTTGCATATTGTTCAATTTTTCCTAAGGATTTTGAAATGGAAAGGAATCAACTGATCCAACTTTGGGCGGCAGAAGGATTTCTTcattcaaatcaaataaacaataTGTGTATGGAGGAGGTTGGTAACatgtattttaccattttgTTGGATAGTAACTTGTTTCAAGATGCAGAGAAGGATGAGAATGGAAATGTTTTGAATTGCAAAATGCATGATCTTGTGCATGATATGGTGCAATCCATTTCCAGTTCTAAAACTTTAAGGTTGACAGAGTCTGGAAGTGATGATAAGGAGACGTTTCCCATTCAGTATCTTGCACTAGAGAGAAGTGAAAAAGAAATGCCATTTCCTCCCTCTGAAAGGTTCAAGTGTATTACaacattttttttgttggaaGACAGATCACTTAATGATAGAGAAATATCATTTTTTATGTTGCGAGTTTTGACCTTAAGGTCATCAAGTGTCAAGGAGCTTCCTAAATCAATTGGCAAGGTAACTCATTTGCGATACCTTgatttatcaagaacttcaatcaAAACAAAGCCAGACTCTCTTTGTCGACTTTATAATTTGCAGACATTAAGAGTTGGATATTGCAAATCAATGACAAAGTTTCCACACAATTTCAAGAATTTGGTGAATTTGAGGCACTTTGAACTACAAAATTGCACAAAGTGCAAAGAGTTACCAACTGTTGGACACATGCCCTCCCTCAGATCTCTTCATTTGGAAGGACTTGATCGCATAACAAAGCATAGGGCCTTCTTTTTGTGGAGAATTAGCCCTGCATAGTGGCACTAGCGATCAAAGTCCCCTAAAATTGTTTCCAAAACTTGGATATTTCATTGTAAAAGGCATGCTAAATTTAACTGAATGGACGAAAGCAATCATCCATGATAGAACAGTGGTGGGTTTTCCTATCCTTGAGATGATGAAGATTGATAACTCCCCTCAATTAGCCACTTTTCCAACTCATTTTCCAAGTCTCAAGAAATTACACATCTATCGGACCAAGAATGGATCAGCAGTAATGGCATATATTTGTAGCGGAGTTAGCACTCTCACTAGTCTTCACATTGAGTATGTGAATGGGCTCATCAAACTACCAATTATGTTATTTCAAAACAATCCAAATCTTGCATGTCTTCATTTAAATTCTTCTCATGATTTGACCAAATTCTTGGATTTTACATTTGATCTTCATCAAACTTTAGAAGGTCCAGATTCCCAAACAATACTTGAGCTGAGCCAACCACACACTTGTATTGACAATAATGCTACTCAACGTTTGGTTGGTCTTGAGTCCCTAGAGAAATTAGCCGTTTGTGGCTGCAATTCACTCAAGTCGATTTCAATCCCCAAGGGATATAAATACCTCAGTGCCTTACGAGAATTAGAAATTTGCTGGTGCAATGGGTTGACCCACTTGTCCCTCCCCCAGATATCTGGGCTAATTTCTCAGAatatatcccaaaaaaaaaagtcggtGAAATGTATGTCTGACAAGGGTTATGTACAAAATTATACCTACCGTGCTGACTGGGCACGGCaggaaatagtttttttttaatcgctgTAGGGTAGCAGTggctacaaattttttttagaaaaagtcAGCCGCCACCGACAATTAGAAAAAGTTGTCAGTCGCTACCGTGCTGACTCAGCACGGTAGCAACTGACAACTATGCACTGTCTCGGCCGCTACTAAGGGCTAGAATCCGTAATTTTAGACCAAGGGCTTGCACATGGAATGGCCCACTTAGCATCAGCCAATGTGCCCTACCTTCCCCTGGCAACTAGTGGACCTCTCCAGCATATAGTCAACTTAGCTTTGCCAAACTAGGACAGATGAATTGGATCAGACAAAAATACATGACCTATGACTACTGCAAAGATACCAAGCGATTCAATGGACTAATGCCAGCTGAGTTTTTGTAGGCACAGTATTAGAAATGAGGATCAATACTTAGCAGAATAACCACCCTCAGTTTATGGGGTAATTTGACAATAAATCACACATGTATTCCTGtttaattttcttgattttaattCCCTGGAGATATTCCACatgtttaaattattattttgatGCAAATTTGGATTTTAATTGGTTTCAGAAtgtatttttccagttttttccTTTCCAAGTTGCAGATcacaatttctttattttttgaaaaatgattgtCCATTTTCTTCATGTTTTCCGAAGTTCAAGAGCTATGTTTTGTGCTTTAAGGGTCGAATTTCACTTACCATTAAATAGACTCATACCACCAGCcagaaacaagagaagaaaaatgcctTTTAATTCATGGTCCTGAGGTTTTATGTTCCCAAATCAAGGACAGAGTAGAAACCACAAAGTTGGACAGTTATTAGACAAGTTTGCAGTACACAGACAGAGCATAGACAAAATTATATTGAAGGATATAAAATTTTAAGCAACTTTGTAGGTAATCCTGAATCATAGAATGATAAAATTAAGTAGTCACTATTGAGCAACTACAAGTTTGCAACATCAGCAACATCAATGGCAAATCCACCGGCAAGATCAGACTTAAGTACCAGATTACAGATATGACCATTTTTAATTATCTAAATAATTTCAATACCGGTGATTGTTTTAGCCTGTTGTGAACTGTTActtcaaatatgaaaaataatGGAAAGCTAATCTTTGACTCATAAAATCTCAAGATTACCAAAGCCGCAAGGCAAATTTGCAACTTTATGCCAAAAAATACATACTGCACTTCGTATGTTGACATGATGCAGAATGATAGTCTAACAAATTCAAATGCACACAGCACATTAAAACCATAGGAAAAGGTTTGATCGCTCAATTCtccctttccttcttttcctttttttttttggttagttTCCAATCTTGAGAATACAAAATTTGGAAAGGAAGAAGCTAGAAGGGGATGGGGAAGATGAAAATTGAACCATTCTTCTAAGAGGAGGAACAAAAATCCCTCTGTTTGACCACTTACTTGCCAAAACTATACTACCAAGAACATCAAACTCTTAGTCTGAGAAACAATCCATGGTAGACAAAAAGATCAAGAAGCAAATGCAAAAGGACGGATATAACCCAGTGTTGTTAAAATCGCGATCCGGATTATAGGATCATACGATCTGGATAACCAAAATCGATCTGGATCGCATGTAGAATCGCAAATTGCATTAATCCGCATAGGATCGAGTAGGATCGATAGAATCGTATAGAATGGTACGATTCTACGATCCTACAAATTTTTACTAATTTGTGAAATACGAGACTTCATTTTGCAAGTAAATGAAAACATTTGAGGTGGGGTTGTAATTTGTCAAAGAATTGCAGCCTTTAATTGCAATGTTTTAACAATTTTTGccacaaaaagtcaaaaaagctCCGATTCTTCTCATCTTCTCCTCTCTGTCGTTTCTTTACTTCTTTATTCTTCAGtcttcacttttcacttcttctcAACCGCTGATCAGAATCCTAGTTTGTCCATCAAACCACCACCGCTGCAGCTCCGGATCAATAAGATGAAATCGCTGCGGCTTCTACCAAGTACCAACAAGCTACAGTTTCAAGGCTTCAAGCCAGATTTTGGCGGCTTCAAGACGAAATCTCCTATTGCCGCCGGATTTTGGCACCTTCAAGATGAAATTCTAGATATCAATAGTAATTAATCAAGCACAAAC
This region of Coffea arabica cultivar ET-39 chromosome 3c, Coffea Arabica ET-39 HiFi, whole genome shotgun sequence genomic DNA includes:
- the LOC113735916 gene encoding disease resistance protein RGA2-like, giving the protein MPEVESREAKVNRLKELLDGKKYLLVLDDVWNKESALWNEFIGSLRGTSQAMRSWILVTTRDQQVVDIMKISSHQEYSLKELLDHQCWLILKENAFGTRQVPNRLQDIGFKIAQKCRGLPLAASVLGGMLCDKGIDE